In one Desulfallas thermosapovorans DSM 6562 genomic region, the following are encoded:
- a CDS encoding IS1634 family transposase, whose protein sequence is MFFRKITSRSNGKEYTYLKLIENYREGDKVKQRVIANLGSMDKLTPDKVSGLIAGLSKICGVSRQPGNLETKKILRYGEVLAIHRVWELLDVDGIIRDVVASPNRDDESINIPLLVELMAINQVIQPQHKQAISDWYKCLYMPSLSGKELSAQHFYRALDVVADYKEELEKRLFEKLTSLTHINTDLAFCRLTTGMIEPAPRMELNLTAYGKYIIGEPEEYQKVDFGLLVSRDGMPLGHRVLRESSDDWELRSVMDYLKANFDTDRCIFIGERNIMSNPNLEILVAHNYDYIIGSKLMTRQKRELFINEWYANRHEFQEVSEDLWFKEIRDGDIRYLLCSNPTGSEQVKALLGERLHDIENELRAVQKAVEDRRGINGKPAFNKNLPVFKDSYCRKYFEWHYNENAKEFSFRRRDDLLEQDGMLAGAFLLESNNNFLRGQEVIKAYTGLALMAESFREIKNFEPWPNLLHAELKVSANIFVCVLAVILEKFLERLLRQAGLTFDVRQALLMLEDIKIVINQLDDQEFKSLTHISKHQDDILNAIGLPKEHRTVV, encoded by the coding sequence GTGTTTTTCCGGAAAATAACCAGCCGTAGTAACGGTAAAGAATATACCTACCTGAAATTAATAGAAAATTACAGGGAAGGCGATAAGGTCAAACAACGGGTTATTGCTAATTTGGGCAGTATGGATAAGCTGACTCCAGATAAGGTTAGCGGGTTGATTGCCGGCTTATCAAAAATATGCGGAGTTTCCCGCCAACCCGGCAATTTGGAAACTAAAAAAATATTACGCTATGGAGAAGTCCTGGCTATTCATAGAGTATGGGAACTGCTGGATGTTGATGGGATTATTCGGGATGTTGTGGCAAGTCCGAACAGGGATGACGAATCAATAAATATACCTTTGCTGGTTGAATTGATGGCCATTAACCAGGTTATTCAACCGCAACACAAACAGGCCATCAGTGATTGGTATAAATGCCTGTATATGCCGTCACTGTCAGGAAAGGAACTATCCGCGCAACATTTTTACCGGGCACTGGATGTGGTTGCCGATTACAAGGAAGAGCTGGAAAAAAGATTGTTTGAAAAATTAACTTCCTTGACGCACATTAATACTGACCTGGCGTTTTGTCGCCTCACCACGGGTATGATAGAACCGGCACCCAGGATGGAACTAAATTTGACAGCATACGGTAAATATATCATAGGGGAACCTGAAGAATATCAAAAGGTGGACTTCGGGTTGCTGGTTAGCCGGGATGGTATGCCTTTAGGACACCGCGTTTTGCGAGAATCTTCGGATGATTGGGAACTGAGAAGTGTGATGGATTACCTGAAGGCGAACTTTGATACAGATAGGTGTATTTTTATAGGGGAGCGCAATATTATGAGCAACCCTAACCTGGAAATTTTAGTTGCCCATAATTATGATTATATTATTGGCAGTAAATTAATGACCAGGCAAAAAAGAGAGCTATTTATTAATGAATGGTATGCAAACAGGCATGAATTTCAGGAAGTATCTGAGGACTTGTGGTTCAAGGAAATTAGGGATGGCGATATCAGGTACCTCTTATGCAGTAACCCCACGGGATCAGAGCAAGTGAAAGCTCTTCTCGGTGAAAGGTTGCACGATATAGAGAATGAATTAAGAGCTGTTCAAAAGGCAGTGGAAGATAGGCGTGGTATTAACGGTAAGCCGGCATTCAACAAAAACCTGCCTGTTTTTAAAGATAGCTATTGCCGTAAATACTTCGAATGGCATTATAATGAAAATGCTAAAGAATTTAGTTTTCGGCGCAGAGATGATTTGCTGGAGCAGGATGGTATGTTGGCCGGAGCTTTTCTTCTGGAAAGCAACAATAATTTTCTTAGAGGTCAAGAGGTAATTAAAGCTTATACAGGACTTGCCCTGATGGCGGAATCATTCAGGGAAATCAAAAACTTCGAGCCGTGGCCAAATTTGCTGCACGCTGAACTTAAAGTATCAGCTAATATATTTGTCTGTGTTCTGGCTGTTATTTTGGAAAAATTTTTGGAAAGGTTGTTGCGGCAAGCGGGACTAACATTTGATGTGCGTCAAGCACTGCTTATGCTGGAAGATATCAAGATTGTTATAAACCAGTTGGATGATCAGGAATTTAAATCATTAACCCACATTTCCAAACACCAAGATGATATATTAAATGCCATTGGCTTGCCTAAAGAACATAGAACCGTAGTTTAA
- a CDS encoding SLC13 family permease, whose protein sequence is MDTRKIIDLKDFRNKDNPSGHEILPPSGSPKRRFDERKWLILAMLLLVFICLMPTPEGLSKEGKYAIGLWVFVVVCFLTEAVPLPMTAMIIGSYQIIMGISAYQEVPRTFMDDTVVFIMGVLMMGAMLVKYNIHNKLAMYMLSISGTRISRVVPGMVAFCALSAGFITEHATVTIMLPIGVGIVSLSGGIKKVPNLGKLMMLAIAYGVIIGGVFTPSGGARNALMLSYLNSLGINMGYGQWILMAFPFTLLMIPLVSFWLLKLFKPEVSDLEEVLERIQQEIDADGPMTVRAKLALAIFLLVVAGWVLFSRQLGVGNIAMIGIVAATVLGLVDWSYLQQRTQWGVVLLYAGAISMGKMLVATGAAAWLAAQLLDAAAAIGVTMGLSLLAVTTAITAFTTSTMADGPTVALLGPVFIQAAELTGTSPSAIGVATSLGSALSYLLIIATPANAIVYGPGFLKASDFLRAGSLLFILSLTLIVVGLAGMWWHLLGVW, encoded by the coding sequence ATGGATACGCGCAAAATTATTGATTTAAAAGATTTCAGAAATAAGGATAACCCTTCCGGACATGAAATTTTGCCCCCGAGCGGCAGTCCAAAACGGCGGTTTGACGAGCGCAAATGGCTTATTTTAGCCATGTTGCTGCTTGTTTTTATTTGTCTAATGCCTACGCCCGAAGGGCTTTCCAAAGAAGGTAAATATGCCATCGGCCTGTGGGTATTTGTGGTGGTTTGTTTTTTGACCGAAGCTGTTCCACTCCCCATGACCGCCATGATAATTGGCTCTTATCAGATTATCATGGGTATCAGTGCATACCAGGAAGTGCCGCGTACTTTTATGGACGATACCGTGGTATTTATTATGGGTGTGCTGATGATGGGGGCCATGCTGGTTAAATATAATATACATAATAAGCTGGCCATGTACATGCTCAGCATATCCGGAACCAGGATTAGCCGGGTAGTGCCGGGTATGGTTGCTTTTTGTGCTTTAAGCGCCGGTTTCATCACCGAGCATGCTACGGTGACCATTATGCTACCCATAGGTGTAGGCATTGTATCCTTAAGCGGGGGTATTAAAAAAGTACCCAATCTTGGCAAGCTGATGATGCTGGCCATTGCCTACGGGGTGATTATAGGCGGAGTGTTTACACCTTCAGGCGGTGCCCGTAACGCTCTGATGTTAAGTTATTTAAACAGCCTGGGGATCAATATGGGTTACGGCCAGTGGATTTTGATGGCCTTCCCGTTTACCTTGCTGATGATACCCCTGGTGTCTTTTTGGCTGCTGAAATTGTTTAAACCTGAAGTTAGTGATTTGGAGGAAGTATTGGAAAGGATACAGCAGGAAATTGATGCCGACGGCCCTATGACTGTCCGGGCGAAACTTGCCCTGGCCATATTCCTTTTGGTGGTGGCGGGTTGGGTGTTGTTCAGCCGCCAGTTGGGGGTGGGTAATATAGCCATGATAGGCATCGTCGCGGCGACTGTATTAGGTTTGGTGGACTGGAGTTATTTACAGCAAAGAACCCAGTGGGGCGTGGTACTCCTGTATGCAGGGGCCATATCCATGGGCAAAATGCTGGTGGCCACCGGTGCGGCGGCCTGGTTGGCCGCTCAACTGCTTGATGCCGCAGCCGCCATTGGGGTGACTATGGGTCTATCGCTGCTGGCTGTAACTACCGCCATAACTGCGTTTACCACCAGTACCATGGCTGATGGGCCGACCGTGGCCCTTTTGGGGCCGGTTTTTATCCAGGCGGCGGAATTGACCGGTACCTCTCCCAGCGCCATTGGGGTGGCCACCTCCTTGGGATCGGCCCTGTCGTATTTGCTGATCATAGCCACTCCGGCCAATGCCATAGTTTACGGGCCGGGGTTTTTAAAGGCATCGGATTTTTTAAGGGCGGGCAGCCTGTTGTTTATACTATCCCTTACGCTTATAGTGGTTGGCCTGGCGGGTATGTGGTGGCACTTGCTGGGAGTCTGGTAA
- a CDS encoding HPP family protein yields MDSPCEKKVQDIMIPIYDYPTVSAQATLKTAVRVLANAYTSQKNKPRTGRQCVFVVENNEMVGTFGVTELLSAIEPRHLKGTVFGGTKTYNVWAMPIFWEGLLTERCLKVTGKKVIDYMKPIENHIGLNDTLLKAAYYMTQYNVDEIAVKNKERIVGMVRRADLFHEITRLIVSERAHAQNESYSQAIYG; encoded by the coding sequence ATGGATAGCCCCTGCGAAAAAAAGGTGCAAGACATTATGATCCCCATCTACGATTACCCCACAGTTTCTGCCCAGGCAACCCTTAAAACTGCCGTACGGGTACTGGCAAACGCATATACATCACAAAAAAACAAGCCCCGAACGGGACGCCAGTGTGTTTTTGTTGTGGAAAACAATGAAATGGTGGGTACATTTGGTGTCACCGAATTGCTCTCAGCCATTGAGCCCCGTCATCTAAAGGGAACCGTGTTTGGTGGCACAAAAACATACAATGTTTGGGCAATGCCAATTTTTTGGGAAGGACTGCTCACAGAGCGCTGCTTGAAGGTTACCGGTAAGAAGGTTATTGACTACATGAAACCAATTGAAAACCATATCGGTTTAAATGATACCTTACTCAAAGCGGCATATTACATGACTCAATATAATGTTGATGAGATAGCGGTTAAGAACAAGGAACGCATTGTGGGTATGGTGCGCAGAGCCGATTTATTCCACGAAATAACTCGTTTAATTGTCAGTGAAAGGGCTCATGCCCAAAATGAATCGTACAGCCAGGCCATTTACGGATAA
- a CDS encoding SLC13 family permease, which produces MPEHLQVYFATAIFLITYAIIVSEKIHRAVIALVGASLIVVTKILSPEDAVHHIDFNTIGLLVGMMIIVGITRQTGVFEFLAIKAAKSSKGEPLKIMAALSLVTAVLSALLDNVTTVLLIVPVTFAIAQKLKINPMPILIAEILSSNIGGTATLIGDPPNIMIGSATHLGFMDFIINLTPIVVVVYVVTLTLLRLIYRSQLVTDPERQAKIMELNEQDELKDMKLLRKCLIVLALTITGFALHQYVHLESSVIALTGASLLLLVSREDPEHALHAVEWPVIFFFIGLFVLVGGLVETGVIAAIAAAAMDLTGGAWIPTSMLILWLSGIASAFVDNIPFVATMIPMINNMGILMGITDPSALNLFWWSLSLGACLGGNGTIIGASANVVVIGMAEKRGIHITFMKYFVVAFPLMLVSLVLSSAYMLLWHIYPETITILVTLGFGVLVAVAAMPINKALERSAARKLNA; this is translated from the coding sequence TTGCCGGAGCACCTGCAAGTATATTTTGCCACTGCAATTTTTTTAATCACCTATGCTATCATAGTATCCGAAAAAATTCACCGGGCTGTTATTGCCCTGGTTGGTGCGTCGCTAATTGTCGTCACCAAAATATTAAGTCCCGAAGACGCGGTGCACCACATTGATTTCAACACCATCGGCCTGTTGGTGGGCATGATGATCATTGTGGGCATTACCAGGCAGACGGGAGTTTTTGAGTTTCTGGCCATAAAGGCGGCTAAAAGTTCAAAGGGTGAACCGCTTAAAATTATGGCTGCCCTTTCCCTGGTTACAGCGGTTTTATCGGCACTTTTAGATAATGTGACTACTGTACTGCTTATTGTCCCGGTAACTTTCGCCATTGCCCAAAAGCTCAAAATAAACCCCATGCCGATATTAATCGCTGAAATACTTTCTTCCAATATCGGCGGCACTGCCACTTTGATAGGCGACCCGCCCAATATTATGATCGGCAGTGCGACCCACCTGGGATTCATGGACTTTATAATTAACCTTACACCGATTGTTGTGGTTGTGTATGTGGTTACCCTTACTTTATTGCGTTTGATTTACCGGTCGCAGTTGGTAACGGACCCGGAGCGGCAGGCTAAAATTATGGAGTTAAACGAGCAAGACGAGCTAAAGGATATGAAGTTGCTGCGGAAGTGCCTGATTGTGCTGGCTCTCACCATAACGGGTTTTGCCCTGCACCAGTATGTGCACCTGGAATCTTCAGTTATTGCTTTGACTGGAGCCAGTTTACTGCTTTTAGTCAGCCGTGAGGACCCCGAACATGCCCTGCACGCTGTGGAGTGGCCTGTTATATTCTTCTTTATAGGTTTATTCGTGCTGGTGGGCGGTTTGGTGGAAACCGGTGTTATCGCTGCAATAGCCGCAGCTGCCATGGATTTAACCGGTGGTGCCTGGATCCCCACTTCCATGCTTATACTGTGGCTTTCCGGTATTGCATCGGCATTTGTGGACAATATACCATTTGTGGCTACCATGATTCCCATGATTAATAATATGGGCATCTTAATGGGCATTACCGATCCCAGTGCCCTGAATCTATTCTGGTGGTCTTTATCCCTGGGTGCCTGCCTGGGTGGAAACGGTACCATAATTGGTGCCTCCGCCAACGTTGTGGTGATCGGCATGGCGGAAAAACGCGGTATTCATATAACCTTCATGAAATACTTTGTAGTAGCTTTCCCGTTAATGTTAGTATCCCTTGTGCTGAGCAGCGCATACATGTTATTGTGGCATATTTATCCCGAGACAATTACTATTTTAGTCACGCTGGGATTTGGTGTGCTGGTGGCAGTAGCAGCCATGCCTATAAATAAGGCGCTGGAAAGAAGCGCTGCCCGGAAATTAAACGCTTAA
- a CDS encoding CoB--CoM heterodisulfide reductase iron-sulfur subunit B family protein: protein MKYSFYPGCSMEATAQANLVSIKAVASALDLQLEEIHDWNCCGATVASGVVGDFTQQVMTGRNLAIAEPKGQDVVVGCSSCYLSLAVTNKRFREDEHFRALANEALAEGGYKYNGTLRVRQFLEVVINDVGFEKIAKKVKRPLKGLKVAGYVGCQTVRAIPYEFDDPEYPVLMDRLTEALGATATPFPMKARCCGSSNAIADTKIVLDSALKIFESASQGGAQLMVTPCPMCQLNLDAYQQLVNKVHGTSYNMPILFFTQLMAIAFDLPPDAWALKYNIVPPGAALASFGVG, encoded by the coding sequence ATGAAATATAGTTTTTACCCGGGCTGTTCCATGGAAGCAACCGCCCAGGCTAATTTGGTATCCATCAAGGCTGTGGCCTCCGCCCTGGATTTGCAACTGGAAGAAATACATGACTGGAACTGCTGCGGTGCAACGGTGGCCTCCGGCGTGGTGGGTGACTTTACCCAGCAGGTGATGACCGGGCGTAACCTGGCCATAGCCGAACCTAAGGGACAAGACGTTGTTGTGGGTTGCAGTTCATGTTACCTGAGCCTGGCGGTAACCAACAAGCGTTTCAGGGAGGATGAGCACTTCCGGGCCTTGGCCAATGAGGCCCTGGCTGAAGGTGGTTATAAATACAACGGTACGCTGCGGGTGCGTCAGTTTTTGGAAGTGGTTATTAACGATGTTGGTTTTGAAAAAATAGCTAAGAAAGTAAAACGCCCGTTAAAGGGGTTAAAAGTGGCCGGGTACGTAGGTTGCCAGACCGTAAGGGCTATCCCCTATGAGTTTGATGACCCCGAGTATCCCGTACTCATGGACCGGTTGACGGAAGCCCTGGGTGCAACGGCTACGCCGTTTCCCATGAAAGCACGCTGTTGTGGGAGTTCCAATGCCATTGCCGACACTAAAATAGTGTTGGATTCGGCGCTCAAAATATTTGAGTCCGCCAGCCAGGGCGGCGCGCAGCTTATGGTTACCCCTTGCCCGATGTGTCAATTAAATTTGGATGCTTACCAGCAGCTTGTCAATAAGGTGCATGGCACAAGCTACAATATGCCTATTTTGTTCTTCACCCAGTTAATGGCCATCGCCTTTGACCTGCCACCTGATGCTTGGGCGCTTAAATATAACATCGTACCACCCGGTGCTGCTCTGGCTTCTTTTGGAGTGGGATAA
- a CDS encoding 4Fe-4S dicluster domain-containing protein — MEQTTKLPESVKYDLTFAREIYSLENGSYIKQCMQCGMCAISCATRDIMDYSPRRLFNLIKLGKKDEVLKSNTFWYCTSCCTCKARCPRGIPLVDVMHDLKRYAIKNGYVDYPQAAFCKAFWAEVAGRGKVFEGGVTARFYLIRGLDEVLKAMEMKDIGINMLKRGRLPMFPPKKIKGMGNLKKIIRKAQEIQRKEEAR; from the coding sequence ATGGAACAAACTACAAAATTACCTGAATCAGTCAAATATGATTTGACCTTTGCCCGGGAGATATACAGTTTAGAAAATGGTTCTTATATAAAACAGTGTATGCAGTGTGGCATGTGTGCCATATCATGTGCAACCCGAGATATCATGGATTATTCACCACGAAGGTTGTTTAATTTAATCAAGCTGGGCAAAAAAGATGAGGTACTGAAGTCCAATACCTTCTGGTATTGTACCTCTTGCTGCACCTGCAAGGCCCGCTGTCCCAGGGGTATTCCCCTGGTGGATGTTATGCACGATTTAAAAAGGTATGCCATTAAAAATGGCTATGTTGATTATCCCCAGGCAGCCTTTTGCAAGGCCTTTTGGGCGGAAGTGGCCGGCCGGGGCAAGGTTTTTGAAGGTGGTGTTACAGCCCGCTTTTATTTGATCCGCGGTTTGGATGAAGTTTTAAAAGCCATGGAAATGAAGGATATAGGCATAAACATGCTCAAACGTGGCCGGTTGCCCATGTTCCCGCCGAAAAAAATCAAAGGTATGGGTAACCTGAAAAAAATTATTCGCAAAGCGCAGGAAATACAACGAAAGGAGGAGGCCAGATAA
- a CDS encoding FAD-dependent oxidoreductase, which translates to MEKKIAVYICTGCGIGDALDIDALSKVASKEFKANICKTDAFLCGKSGIDLIKQDIDGEGVNTVVVAGCSSRVNTDVFNFGPDKIVERVNLREQVIWCHPGEDEDTQMLAEDYLRMSLAKLKNLNLPEPFIGENLSSTVLVVGGGFTGLTAALESARAGYKTVLVEKEAELGGYVGKMYKQVPMKPPFTDLEENSIPALIKAVEDAGVKVYTSAVIAKTAGGPGMFDVTINQNGTDVEERVGSIVLATGAKPYEPEKLGHLGFGQYKNVITQLMFEEMVAAGKMDANKVAFIQCAGSRDQEHLPYCSAACCIESIKQALYVKEKNPEANVYVYYKDIRSNGQYEHFYKKAQQAGVIFIKGDITDISESDGQLTIEADDHTMGTKSVADEFDLVVLANGMVPTAALGETVEEAPAEDEAAAASDEPKVTVAPIIKSNLLNLEYRQGPELPALKYGFPDSHYICFPYETRRTGIYAAGVVRAPMDMLSAAEDATGAALKAIQCIESTLKGEAVHPRSGDMSFPEFNMNRCTQCKRCTEECPFGAINEDEKANPLPNPTRCRRCGTCMGACPERIISFKNYSVPMIGNMVKAIEVPEEADEKPRILIFACENDAIPALDMAGINRLQYNPWVRIIPVRCLGSLNLVWINDAMAKGFDGVLLMGCKHGDDYQCHFMKGSELAEIRLSKISETLNRLGLESERVRATTVNIMDYDKIPAMLDEFAAELEEFGPNPMKDFQ; encoded by the coding sequence ATGGAAAAAAAGATAGCTGTATATATTTGTACCGGATGCGGAATTGGGGATGCCCTGGATATAGATGCCCTATCCAAAGTGGCATCTAAAGAATTTAAAGCAAACATTTGCAAAACCGATGCCTTCCTATGTGGCAAAAGTGGTATTGATTTAATTAAACAGGATATAGATGGAGAGGGAGTTAACACGGTTGTCGTTGCGGGTTGTTCCTCTCGGGTTAATACCGATGTCTTTAATTTTGGACCGGACAAGATAGTGGAAAGGGTAAACCTGCGGGAACAGGTTATCTGGTGCCACCCCGGCGAGGATGAAGACACCCAAATGCTGGCCGAAGACTATCTGCGCATGTCTCTGGCCAAACTTAAAAATCTAAACTTACCGGAACCCTTTATCGGTGAAAATCTTTCCAGTACTGTTTTGGTGGTCGGTGGTGGATTCACGGGTCTTACCGCTGCTTTGGAATCGGCCAGGGCCGGTTATAAAACAGTGTTGGTGGAGAAGGAAGCCGAACTGGGTGGCTATGTAGGAAAAATGTATAAACAAGTTCCCATGAAGCCGCCCTTTACCGATCTGGAAGAGAACAGTATACCGGCTTTGATCAAAGCAGTGGAAGATGCAGGTGTCAAGGTGTACACATCCGCTGTTATAGCTAAAACAGCCGGTGGACCCGGTATGTTTGATGTCACCATCAATCAAAACGGCACTGACGTTGAAGAAAGGGTAGGCTCCATTGTTTTGGCCACCGGTGCCAAGCCGTATGAGCCCGAGAAACTGGGACACCTGGGCTTTGGTCAATATAAAAATGTGATCACCCAGTTAATGTTTGAAGAAATGGTTGCCGCAGGTAAGATGGATGCAAATAAGGTGGCCTTTATCCAGTGCGCCGGCTCCAGGGATCAGGAGCACCTGCCGTACTGTTCCGCTGCCTGCTGCATTGAGTCCATCAAACAAGCCTTGTATGTAAAGGAAAAGAACCCTGAAGCCAATGTATATGTGTACTATAAAGACATTCGCTCCAACGGCCAGTACGAGCATTTTTATAAAAAAGCCCAGCAGGCCGGCGTTATATTTATCAAGGGCGATATAACTGACATCAGCGAGAGCGATGGCCAGTTAACCATTGAAGCGGATGACCACACCATGGGCACCAAGTCCGTAGCAGATGAGTTTGATCTGGTGGTGCTGGCCAATGGTATGGTACCGACCGCTGCGCTAGGTGAAACGGTTGAAGAGGCTCCCGCTGAAGATGAAGCCGCAGCGGCCTCTGACGAACCCAAGGTAACTGTTGCACCCATTATCAAATCCAATCTGTTAAATTTGGAGTACCGCCAGGGGCCTGAGTTGCCGGCTCTTAAGTACGGTTTCCCCGATTCACATTATATCTGCTTCCCTTATGAAACCAGGCGAACCGGCATTTACGCGGCCGGTGTGGTCAGGGCGCCCATGGATATGCTTTCAGCGGCTGAAGATGCCACCGGTGCCGCCCTTAAAGCTATCCAGTGTATTGAGTCCACTCTGAAAGGGGAGGCAGTGCACCCCCGTTCCGGCGACATGTCTTTCCCGGAATTCAACATGAACCGTTGCACCCAGTGCAAACGCTGTACTGAAGAATGTCCCTTCGGGGCCATCAACGAAGATGAAAAGGCAAACCCGCTGCCCAATCCCACCCGCTGCAGAAGGTGTGGTACTTGTATGGGTGCCTGCCCTGAGCGGATTATTTCCTTCAAGAATTACTCGGTGCCCATGATCGGTAACATGGTCAAGGCCATCGAAGTGCCCGAAGAGGCTGATGAAAAACCGAGAATCCTCATTTTTGCCTGTGAAAACGATGCTATTCCCGCCCTCGACATGGCCGGCATCAATCGCTTGCAATATAATCCCTGGGTGAGGATTATTCCCGTTCGCTGCCTGGGCTCGCTAAACCTGGTATGGATTAACGATGCCATGGCCAAGGGCTTTGACGGTGTGCTCCTGATGGGGTGCAAACATGGCGACGATTACCAGTGTCACTTCATGAAAGGTAGTGAATTGGCTGAGATTCGTCTTTCCAAGATATCCGAGACATTAAACAGGCTTGGTCTCGAATCCGAGCGGGTACGTGCCACCACGGTAAATATTATGGATTACGACAAGATACCTGCTATGCTGGATGAATTTGCTGCTGAGCTGGAGGAATTCGGACCCAACCCGATGAAAGACTTCCAGTAA
- a CDS encoding CoB--CoM heterodisulfide reductase iron-sulfur subunit A family protein, whose protein sequence is MANKSILVVGGGISGLTAALEAAETGQQVYIVEKKPYLGGKVTQVNQYFPKLCPPNCGLEINFQRIKKNPRINFFTMAEVESISGQEGNFDVTVKINPRFVNENCTGCNNCVDVCPAQRPNSFNYGMDKTKAIYLPHQFAFPMKYVIDMDACQGAQCGKCASACLYDAIDLNMQPKTITLNVGAIVWATGWDAYDANKLSYYGFGRYDNVITNVMMERLAAINGPTGGKILRPSDGKEIKSIAFIQCAGSRDENHLKACSSVCCLASLKQATYVREQYPEADIYIYYIDIRARGKYEDFYTKVEREANVQFIKGKAGEIKEDPSTKQLIVVAENQMEQKVEERAYDMVVLATGMAPATAVTKVPAEVAYDEDNFLISGSQPGIYAAGCVKNPLDVASAVRDATATALKAIQSTVRGQQ, encoded by the coding sequence ATGGCAAATAAAAGTATATTGGTAGTAGGGGGAGGAATAAGCGGTTTAACTGCGGCCCTGGAAGCAGCTGAAACAGGGCAGCAGGTATACATCGTGGAAAAAAAGCCCTACCTCGGTGGTAAGGTAACCCAGGTAAACCAGTACTTCCCTAAGTTATGTCCGCCAAACTGTGGTTTGGAAATCAATTTTCAGCGGATAAAGAAAAACCCGCGGATTAATTTTTTTACCATGGCCGAAGTTGAAAGTATTTCCGGGCAGGAAGGTAACTTCGATGTTACTGTAAAAATTAATCCGCGTTTTGTTAACGAAAACTGCACCGGCTGCAATAACTGTGTTGATGTATGTCCCGCCCAAAGACCCAATTCCTTTAACTATGGCATGGATAAAACCAAGGCAATTTACCTGCCGCACCAATTTGCCTTCCCTATGAAATATGTTATTGATATGGACGCATGTCAAGGAGCACAGTGCGGAAAATGTGCCAGTGCCTGTTTATATGATGCCATTGATTTAAATATGCAGCCCAAGACAATTACCCTAAACGTGGGAGCCATTGTATGGGCTACCGGATGGGATGCCTATGATGCAAACAAACTCAGTTACTATGGCTTTGGCCGCTATGATAATGTTATTACCAATGTAATGATGGAAAGACTGGCCGCCATTAATGGACCAACCGGTGGTAAGATTTTACGTCCTTCCGACGGCAAGGAAATTAAGAGTATAGCTTTTATTCAATGTGCCGGTTCCCGGGATGAAAACCATTTAAAGGCTTGCTCATCGGTATGTTGCTTAGCTTCCCTGAAACAGGCAACATACGTGCGGGAACAGTATCCGGAAGCCGATATTTATATTTATTACATTGACATCAGGGCCCGGGGCAAGTATGAAGATTTTTATACCAAGGTGGAACGGGAGGCCAACGTTCAATTTATCAAGGGTAAGGCCGGCGAAATCAAAGAAGATCCTTCAACCAAACAATTAATTGTTGTGGCTGAAAACCAGATGGAACAGAAAGTCGAGGAAAGAGCTTACGACATGGTAGTACTGGCCACCGGAATGGCACCTGCTACCGCTGTAACCAAGGTGCCCGCCGAAGTGGCTTACGACGAAGACAACTTTTTAATATCCGGTTCGCAGCCTGGTATTTATGCCGCCGGATGCGTCAAAAACCCGTTGGACGTTGCCTCAGCTGTGAGAGATGCCACAGCCACAGCACTTAAGGCGATCCAATCTACGGTGAGGGGGCAACAGTAA